Proteins co-encoded in one Planktothrix sp. FACHB-1365 genomic window:
- a CDS encoding peptidylprolyl isomerase, whose product MANPFLTVNDEPILLGQALKYLQAAGKLQPMITDILREYILDRELQSRSDLDVPAASIEQAVVNFRLERNLSDPQAFQQWLENNRMSYEGFHQQIMLGFKREKLKLSVVEPELENYFIQRKPALDAIVLSRISLNDYELAETLFNRLKEHETRFEELAKEYSITNESSFNGMMGAVALSTLPDALKVVVQQTLPGQIIGPLEVEGGWCIFRVEQFLEASLENPQIKQRLQNELFERWLNQQLQSAKITLNIQD is encoded by the coding sequence GTGGCTAATCCCTTTTTAACCGTTAACGACGAACCCATACTTTTAGGTCAAGCACTAAAATATTTGCAAGCGGCTGGAAAATTACAGCCGATGATCACAGATATTCTGCGAGAATATATTCTGGATCGGGAATTACAGTCGAGGTCTGATTTAGATGTCCCGGCTGCGAGTATTGAACAAGCGGTTGTTAATTTTAGACTAGAACGCAATCTTAGTGACCCTCAAGCGTTTCAACAGTGGTTAGAAAATAATCGCATGAGTTATGAAGGGTTTCACCAGCAAATTATGCTGGGGTTCAAACGAGAAAAACTTAAACTGTCGGTGGTTGAACCGGAACTGGAAAACTATTTTATCCAACGAAAACCTGCTTTAGATGCAATTGTTCTCTCTCGAATTTCATTAAATGACTATGAATTAGCAGAAACATTATTCAACCGTTTAAAAGAACATGAAACCCGGTTTGAAGAATTAGCAAAAGAGTATTCTATTACGAATGAAAGCTCGTTTAATGGCATGATGGGAGCCGTTGCTTTGTCAACTTTACCCGATGCTCTTAAGGTCGTTGTCCAACAAACCCTACCCGGACAAATTATTGGCCCCCTGGAAGTGGAGGGAGGCTGGTGTATTTTCCGAGTGGAACAATTTTTAGAAGCGTCCTTAGAGAATCCTCAAATCAAACAACGGTTGCAAAATGAATTATTTGAACGCTGGTTAAATCAACAACTTCAATCCGCTAAAATCACCCTCAATATTCAAGATTAA
- a CDS encoding cupin domain-containing protein, producing the protein MSIQVESQPSLERLEQLGVLNWPIWEKEVSEFPWTYDESETCYLLAGDVIVTPEVGEPVQFGKGDLVTFAAGLSCRWKIRADVRKHYRFGK; encoded by the coding sequence ATGAGCATTCAGGTTGAATCTCAACCCAGTTTAGAACGATTAGAACAATTGGGGGTTTTGAATTGGCCAATTTGGGAAAAGGAGGTTTCGGAGTTTCCTTGGACGTATGATGAAAGCGAAACCTGCTATTTATTAGCGGGGGATGTCATCGTTACCCCAGAGGTCGGTGAACCTGTGCAGTTTGGAAAAGGGGATTTAGTTACCTTTGCGGCGGGACTGTCTTGTCGGTGGAAAATCCGGGCTGATGTTCGTAAACATTATCGGTTTGGGAAATAA
- a CDS encoding 4-hydroxybenzoate solanesyltransferase, producing the protein MLTQSNLPEPTWQIIIRLLRWDKPAGRLILMIPALWAIVLATHGTPPLALILVIVFGTLATSAAGCVVNDLWDRDIDPEVERTRTRPLASRALTVKTGLVIAGVAFICAAGLAVYLNPLSFGLCVAAVPVIIGYPLAKRVFPIPQLVLSIAWGFAVLISWTAAVGNLETATWFLWGATILWTLGFDTVYAMSDREDDLRLGVNSSAIFFGEQSANAVGIFFLGTAILLGILGWNLQLHWEYWLTLTAAIGLWSRQYWQLRKPDLPRPIYGKIFSDNVGIGFILLGGMISGLLL; encoded by the coding sequence ATGCTGACCCAATCTAATCTACCGGAACCGACTTGGCAAATTATTATTCGACTGTTGCGATGGGACAAACCCGCCGGACGCCTAATTTTGATGATCCCTGCCTTATGGGCTATTGTTTTAGCCACCCATGGCACACCTCCTTTGGCTTTAATTTTGGTGATTGTCTTTGGAACCTTGGCCACCAGTGCCGCCGGGTGTGTCGTCAATGATTTATGGGACAGGGATATTGACCCGGAAGTAGAACGCACCCGCACCCGTCCCCTGGCTTCCCGTGCCTTAACGGTCAAAACCGGGTTGGTTATTGCTGGGGTTGCCTTTATTTGTGCGGCGGGACTGGCGGTTTATTTAAACCCTTTAAGTTTTGGTTTATGTGTGGCGGCTGTTCCTGTAATTATTGGTTATCCCTTAGCAAAACGAGTGTTTCCCATTCCCCAATTAGTTTTATCAATTGCTTGGGGATTTGCGGTATTAATTAGTTGGACGGCGGCGGTGGGAAATTTAGAAACAGCTACTTGGTTTTTATGGGGAGCAACGATATTATGGACGTTAGGATTTGATACCGTTTATGCAATGAGTGATCGCGAAGATGATCTTCGTTTAGGGGTAAATTCTAGTGCCATCTTTTTTGGAGAACAATCTGCTAATGCTGTGGGTATTTTCTTTTTAGGCACAGCAATTTTATTAGGAATTCTAGGCTGGAATCTACAGTTACATTGGGAATATTGGCTGACCCTAACGGCTGCTATTGGGCTCTGGTCAAGACAATATTGGCAACTGCGAAAACCCGATCTTCCTAGACCGATTTATGGTAAAATTTTTAGTGATAATGTCGGAATTGGTTTTATTTTATTAGGGGGAATGATTAGCGGATTATTACTGTAG